In the genome of Mycoplasma seminis, one region contains:
- a CDS encoding YidC/Oxa1 family membrane protein insertase, with product MLIPKLLNKKKFKRRTTIAEAEALKKSERTQTIMMIVFTVITVMFSAGVQVYWIFGSIWTILQTIVIHYLTQSQWFKRKYMSKYLKR from the coding sequence ATGTTGATACCAAAATTACTCAACAAGAAAAAATTCAAGAGAAGAACAACTATTGCTGAAGCTGAAGCCTTGAAGAAATCCGAGAGAACACAAACAATTATGATGATTGTATTCACTGTAATTACAGTTATGTTCTCAGCTGGAGTTCAAGTCTACTGAATCTTTGGTTCAATATGAACAATTTTACAAACGATTGTAATTCACTACTTAACTCAATCACAATGATTTAAACGCAAATATATGTCTAAATATTTAAAAAGATAA
- a CDS encoding DNA-methyltransferase, producing the protein MQKENRLENCDYLELLKTLPDKSIDFICIDPPYGKINGMQLSGQKNKITWDNQIDWNVMFTEFNRIIKDGGTIACFGQNPTYAEMIMSNFKDYKYELIWEKNNAAQGFHHTKMPLIFTENIAIFIHNESKNNKRTFNKLSQTLEVDKDLFFCRWYSQQMIQWINKPRRKIHNDLGHRKLEFWFYYTGEHFGLLSEELYEQLINIYHIDKWEKFISYNKLKEIWNKEKAFNKNKKLNSSTYGGTFNNVISVPKENEYLHPTQKPIELMEKLILMYSNEGDIVLDCFMGSGSTGVAAVKNNRYFIGSELEKDYFLIAKDRINKNTK; encoded by the coding sequence ATGCAAAAAGAAAATAGATTAGAAAATTGTGATTATTTAGAATTATTAAAAACATTACCTGATAAATCTATAGATTTTATTTGTATTGATCCTCCTTATGGAAAAATTAATGGTATGCAATTATCTGGACAAAAAAACAAAATAACTTGAGATAATCAAATAGATTGAAATGTAATGTTTACTGAATTTAATCGAATTATAAAAGATGGTGGAACAATAGCTTGCTTTGGTCAAAATCCAACTTATGCTGAGATGATTATGTCTAATTTTAAGGATTATAAGTATGAATTGATTTGAGAAAAAAATAATGCTGCGCAAGGATTCCATCATACAAAAATGCCTTTAATTTTTACAGAAAATATTGCTATTTTTATTCATAACGAAAGCAAAAATAATAAAAGAACATTCAATAAACTATCTCAAACATTAGAAGTGGATAAAGATTTATTCTTTTGTAGATGATATTCACAGCAAATGATTCAATGAATCAATAAACCTAGAAGAAAGATTCACAACGATTTAGGCCACCGAAAATTAGAATTTTGATTTTATTATACTGGTGAACATTTTGGGCTATTGAGCGAAGAATTATACGAACAATTAATCAATATATACCACATAGATAAATGAGAAAAATTCATAAGCTATAATAAACTAAAAGAGATTTGAAATAAAGAAAAAGCATTTAACAAAAATAAAAAATTAAATTCTTCTACATATGGTGGGACTTTTAATAATGTGATATCTGTTCCTAAAGAAAATGAATACTTACACCCCACACAAAAACCAATTGAATTAATGGAAAAATTAATCTTAATGTACTCAAATGAGGGTGATATTGTTCTAGATTGTTTTATGGGTTCAGGTTCAACAGGAGTTGCTGCTGTAAAAAATAATAGATATTTTATTGGTAGTGAATTGGAAAAAGATTACTTTTTAATAGCTAAAGATAGAATTAATAAAAACACGAAATAG